The Nocardioides sp. cx-173 genome segment CCTCGTGGTCGATGCCATGGGCGATCGCGGGGTTGATCGTGTACTTGGCGACGTACCGCTTGGCGCGGGCGTTGTCCGCGGGGCCGGCTCCGAGATCGGCGTGGTCGCCGTAGCGGTGCTTCATCACGTGGGCGACCTGCCACGTGCGGCAGACGACCTCGCCGATGCGCCCCATGGCCTGCGCGTCGGACGACGTGATCGAGAGCGCGCCGATGTCGTGCAGCAGGTCCTCGGCGGCGATGGTGGTCGCGCGGATCCGGGACTCGGCGAAGGCGAGGTCCTCGGGCACCTGCGGGTTCAGGTGGTGGCAGACCATGAGCATGTCGAGGTGCTCGGCAACGGTGTTGACCGTGTGCGGCAGCGTCGGGTTGGTCGATCCCGGGATCACGTGCGGCAGCCCCGCGACCGTGAGGATGTCGGGTGCGTGCCCACCGCCCGCCCCCTCGGCATGGAAGGCATGGATGCCACGACCGGCGATGGCGCGGATGGTCGAGTCGACGTAGCCGGCCTCGTTGAGGCTGTCGGAGTGCAGCGCGACCTGGAGCCCGAACTCGTCGGCTGCCCGCAGGGCCGCGTCGATCGCGGCAGGGGTGGACCCCCAGTCCTCGTGCACCTTGTAGCCGGCCGCCCCCGCCAGCGCCTGCTCCTTCAGGCTCTCCGCGCTGACGGTGTTGCCCTTGCCGAGCAGCAGCACGTTGAGCGGCACCGTGTCGAGGGCCCGGTGGACGGTGGCGAGATGCCAGGCCCCGGGCGTCACGGTGGTGGCCTTGGACCCCTCCGAGGGGCCGGTGCCGCCGCCACCCACCGTGGTGATGCCGGTGGCGAGCGCCTCGACCAGCTGGGAGCGGGAGAGCAGGTGCACATGGGAGTCGATGGCACCGGCAGTGAGGATCCGGCCCTCGCCCGACACGACGTCGGTGCCCGGGCCGATCACCAGGTCCGGGTGCACGCCGTCGGCGATGTCGGGGTTGCCGGACCTGCCGAGGGCGACGATCCGCCCGGCGCGGATGCCGACGTCGGCGCGCACGACGCCCCAGTGGTCGAGGACGAGCGCGTTGGTGATGACCGTGTCGAGGGCGCCCTGTGCCGACGTGGCCGTCGACTGCGCCATCGACTCCCGGATCGACTTGCCACCGCCGAACACGGCCTCCTCGCCGCCGACCACGAGGTCCCGCTCGACCTCGACCCAGAGGTCGGTGTCGCCCAGGCGGACCTGGTCCCCGGTGGTGGGACCGTAGAGGGCGGCGTACGCGGCCCGGCTGATCTCAACCATCCGACGAGCCGATCTGGATGCCGGGCACCAGCCGGCGTCCGCGCAGCGCGACGATCGCGACCTCCTGGGAGGCCCCGGGCTCGAACCGTCGCGAGGTGCCCGAGGGGATGTCGAGGCGGAAGCCGGCCGCCCGCTCACGGTCGAGGTCGAGGGCGGAGTTCACCTGGGCCAGGTGCACGTGCGAGCCGATCTGCACCGGCCGGTCACCGGTGTTGGTCACGACCAGCCTGCGCCGCTCCTCGGGGGTGCGGTCGCCGTTCAGCACGACCGTGCCCGGTCCGGTCCTGGTCGCTCCGGGGCCGTCGGTCACGAGTCCCACGGGTTCCTCCTGTGTCGTTGCCGGTTCATGCGATGGGGTGGTGCAGCGTGACGAGCTTGCGGCCGTCGGGGAACGTCGCCTCGACTTGGACGTCGACGACCATCTCGGGCACACCGGGCATCACCCGGTCCCGAGTGAGGACGTCGCGGCCGCGCTCCATCAGCTCTGCGACGCCGGCTCCCGCCCGGGCCTCCTCGATCACCCAGCACGCGAGCAGGGCCACGGACTCGGGGTAGTTGAGCAGGACGCCGCGAGACAGCCGGTCACGGGCGACCATGCCGGCCACGCTGAGCAGCAGCTTCTCGGTGTCGGCGGGGGTCAGGTGCATCTCAGACCGCCATCGCGGAGCGGACGGCGTCGAGGGCACCCTCGCCACCGTCACCGGTGGACGTGACCCGGCCGGACTCCAGGACGTAGTACTGGTCGGTGCTGCGCAGGGCGAAGCCGACGTGCTGCTCGACGAGCAGCACCGACAGGTCGCCCCGCGCGGTGAGCGCCGCGATCACGCCCTCGATCTCCTGGACGACGTTGGGCTGGATGCCCTCGGTCGGCTCGTCGAGGATCAGCAGGCGCGGCTTGGTCAGCAGCGTGCGGGCGATCGCCAGCTGCTGGCGCTGGCCTCCGGAGAGGAGCCCGGCCCGGCGTGACAGCAGGGAGGAGAGGGCCGGGAACGTGTCCAGCACACCGGCGATCTCCGACCTCGCGGTCGTGACCAGCTGGAGGTTCTCCAGCGTGGTCATCTGCGGGAAGGACTGCTGGCCCTGCGGCACGTAGCCCAGCCCGCGGCGCACCCGGGCGCTCGGGCGGGTGCCGGTCACGTCCTCGCCGTCGAGCAGGACCGAGCCGGACCGCACCGGCAGCAGGCCCACGGCCACCCGCAGGAGCGTGGTCTTGCCGGCGCCGTTGTGGCCCATGATCGCCACCGCGCCGCCCGCAGGGACCTCGATCGTCACGTCGTTCAGCACCATGCTGCGGCCGTAGCCGGCGGTGATGCCCTTCAGCTCAAGCATGCTCGCCGCCCTCCGCGGTCCGGCCCAGGTAGACCTCCTGGACCCTCGGGTTCGCCTGGATCTCCGCGACCGTGCCCTCCGCGAGCACCTTCCCGGCGTGCATCACCGTCACGATGTCGGCGAAGGTGCGCACGAAGTCCATGTCGTGCTCGATGACGACGATGGTGCGCTCCGTGCCGATGCGGTGCAGAAGCTCTCCGGTCTGCTCGCGCTCCTCGGCGCTCATGCCCGCCACGGGCTCGTCGAGGAGCATCACCTTGGCGTCCTGGACCAGCAGCATCCCGATCTCCAGCCACTGCTTCTGGCCGTGCGCGAGGACGCCGGCGGGCCGGTCGCGCAGGTCGCCGAGCCCGATCGTGTCGAGCGCGTCGGCGACGTACGACGGCACGCCGCGCCGCGCCCGCACCATGCCCCACGCCGAGCGGTGCACCCCGCCGGCGATGTCGAGGTTCTGGAGCACGCTGAGCTCGTCGAAGACCGTGGCGGTCTGGAAGGTGCGGCCGATGCCGGCGCGCACGATGCGGTGCGACCGCATCGCCAGCAGGTCCTTGTTGCGGTAGCGGGCCAGCCCGGTCCCGCGCACAAGACCGGTGACCGCATCCACCAGGGTCGTCTTCCCCGCGCCGTTGGGCCCGATCAGGAAGTGGACCTGCCCCTGGAGCAGGGTGAGGTCGACGCCGTCGACCGCCTTGAACCCGTCGAAGTCGACGGTGAGGCCACGGATCTCGAGGTAGTCGACGCCGAGGGCGTCGGGGCGCAGGGTCGCGGTGCTCATGCGGCGACCTCCTTCCGGCGGTTGCTGAGGGCCGCCCACCAGCGAGGGAACAGCGAGGCGAGCCCCGCGGGGACGAACAGGATGACGACGATGAACAGCGCGCCGAGGAAGTAGGTCCACTGCTCCGGGAACGACTCCGACATGTAGGTGCGGCCGAAGCCGACGGCGAGGGCGCCGATGGCCGGCCCGAGGAGCGAGGCGCGACCGCCCAGTGCGACGCCGGCGATGAGCATGATCGACGCCAGGGCGCTCACCTCGCGGGGGTTGATGAGCCCGGCCAGCGGGACGAACATGGCGCCGCCGATGCTGGCCATCACCGCGGCCACGACAAAGGCGACCACCTTGATGTTGGCCGGGTCGTGCCCGAGGAACCGCACCCGCTCCTCGGCGTCGCGCGTCGCGAGCAGCAGCTCGCCGAAGCGGCTGCGGTACAGCTGGAAGGTCACGAGCAGCATGGCGATCAGCAGGACCGCGGTGATGGTGTAGATCAGCCGCTTGTTGATCGGGTCGTAGAGGTTGTAGCCGAAGAACGAGTACAGCGAGTTGAGGCCGGTCTGGCCCCCGGTGTACTTGATCTGCGAGACCAGCAGCGCGGCGAACGCCACCGTCAGGGCCTGCGACAGGATCGCGAAGTAGGCGCCCTTGATCCGCCGCTTGAAGACCGCCAGGCCCAGCAGCGCCGCGACCAGCGCCGGGAGGACCACGATCGCGGCCACGGTGAACGCCCCGCTGCGGAACGGCTCCCACCACGCGGGCAGGGTGCCGGAGCCGAAGTTCATCATGAAGTCGGGCACGGCGTCCGGGCCGGCCGCCTCGAGCTTGAGATGCATCCCCATGGCGTAGGCGCCGATGCCGAAGAAGAGCCCCTGGCCCAGGACGAGCATGCCGCCGCGACCCCAGGCGATGCCGATGCCGACGGCCGCGAGGGCGTAGCAGCAGTACTTGCCGAGGTTGTTGAGCCGGAAGTCGCTCAGCAGGGCCGGTGCCAGCACGAGCAGGAACACGGCGAGGACCGCGATCCCCAGCAGCGGGAGGAACGGTCGGAGACGGGCGCTCATACGAGGCTCCTCGTGCGTACGGCGAACAGGCCCTGTGGTCGCAGCTGCAGGAAGACGACCACGATGAGGAAGGTCAGGACGACGGCCATGCTGCCGTCGGTGAAGTAGGTCAGGAACGAGCGGGTGATCCCGATGGCGAACGCCGCGATGACCGCGCCCTTGATCTGGCCGATACCCCCGGCGACCACGACGAGGAACGCCCAGATGATGTACTCCGACCCCATCGTGGACTCGGTGGCCGTGATCCTGGTGACGGCCACACCGGCGATGCCGGCGAGCCCGGAGCCGAGGAAGAAGGTCAGTCGGTCGATACGGCGGGTGGAGACCCCCACGGTCTCGGCCAGGTCGCGGCTCTGGACCGTCGCCCGGATCTGGCGCCCCAGCCTCGTGTACCTCAGCAGCGCGGCGACCCCGACCAGGCAGGCGACGGCGAGCACCAGGATGAACAGCTGGCTGAGGGGGTAGCGGTAGCCGAGGATCGGGATCTGGCCGTGCAGCCAGCTGGGCGCCTCGACCGCCACGGCCTGCGCTCCGAAGATGTCCTTGGCGAGCTGCTGGAGCACGAGGCTGACGCCGAACGTGACCAGCAGGGTGTCGAGCGGGCGGTGGTACATCCACTGGATGACCGAGGCCTCGAGCAGCACGCCGAGGAGGCCGGCGACCACGAAGGCCGCCGGGATGGCCAGCAGCAGCGAGATGTCGGCGTTGGGGACGACCTGCTGGGTGAGGTAGGCGGTGTAGGCCCCGGCCATGAGGAACTCGCCGTGGGCCATGTTGATCACGCCCATCTGCCCGAACGTGAGCGACAGCCCGAGCGCGATGAGGAGCAGGGCGGCGCCCGTCGAGGCGCCGGTGAAGAGCTGGGAGATGACGACATCCATGTGTTGCTTGCCTTCCTGGAGGGGCGACCGGGCGGCGTCCCCGCCCCGGGCGGGGCGGGGACGCCGGTGCGACTCAGGCCGCGGTCACTCCTTCGAGGGGTCCCACCAGTCGTAGCCCTCGAGGTACGGGTCCGGCTCGACGGGCTCACCGGAGGACCAGATGGTCTTGATGAGCTTGTCGGCCTGCACCTCGCCGATCAGCGCCGTCTTGGCGATGTGGTGGTTCTCGCCGTCGATGGTGACGGTGCCCTCGGGGGCGGCGAACGAGACGCCGTCCGCCGCCTCGATCACGTCGTCGACGTCGAAGGTCTCGGCCTTCTCGACCATGGCCTTGTAGAGGTACAGCGAGGTGTAGGCCGCCTCCATGGGGTCGGAGGTCACCGACTTCTCGCCGTACTTGGCCTTGAACGCCTCGACGAACGTCTTGTTCTCGGGGGAGTCGACGGTCTGGTAGTAGTTCCACGACGTCATCTGGCCGGTGAGGTCGACCGGGATGGCGGCCGCCTCCTCCTCCGCGATCGAGACCGAGACGATCGGGGCGTTCGACGCGTCGAGACCCTTCTCGTCGTAGGCCTGGAGGAAGGCGACGTTGGAGTCGCCGTTGATGGTGTTGAAGACGACGTCGGGCTTGGTCGCCACGATCTTGTCGACCGCGGTGCCCCACGCGCCCTGGTCGAGCGGCTGGTACTCCTCGCCCACGACCTCGATGCCGTACTCGGCGGCGTACTGCTTGATGATCTTGTTGGCGGTGCGGGGGAAGACGTAGTCCGAGCCGGCCAGGAAGATCGACTCGATCTTCTTCTCCTCGCGCAGGAAGTCCAGCGCCGGGATGATCTGCTGGTTGGTGGTCGCGCCGGTGTAGAAGATGTTGCGGTCGGACTCGAGACCCTCGTACTGCACGGGGTAGAAGAGGATCGAGTTCAGGCTCTCGAAGGCGGGCCGCATGGCCACCCGCGACGAGGACGTCCAGCCGCCGAAGACCGCGGCGACGCAGTCCTGCTGGATGAGCTTGGTCGCCTTCTCGGCGAAGACGGTCGGCTCCGAGGCGCCGTCCTCCTGCACGATCTCGATCTGCTTGCCGAGGATGCCGCCGTCGGCGTTGATCTCCTCGGCCGCCATGGTCAGCGACTTGGAGACGGTGGTCTCGCTGATCGACATCGCGCCGGAGAGCGAGTTGAGGAACCCGAGCTTGACCGTGTCACCGGAGGTGTCGACGCAGCTGTCGATGCCGCCGCCGTCCTCTCCGGCGTCTCCGGTCTTGGAGCCGCCGCACGCCGAGACGGCGAGGGCGGTGGTGATGGCTACCAGGGTGCCGGCCAGCCATCGGGGGTGGGAAATGAGCACGTGGAACAGCCCTCTCGGTCATCGACCTGCGACGCGGCGTCGTAGGCACTGGGCCAAGGGCACGGCGGCGGGCCCTGGTGCGAGAAACCTAGGGACGCCAGATTTCAAATCGCTACCAGATGGAATTAACTGCGTGTTACGGCGACGACCAGCTCGGTGTTGCGGTCGGCGGGTGCGCCCAGGCCGACGTCCGAGCGGCCGTGCCAGTCGTTGGCGGCGAGCTCGCGAGCGAGGCCGGCGAGCTGGACGGGGTCGTCCAGGTGGCCGTCGTACGCCGCCGGGCCGGCGTGGTCGAGCATCGTCGTGAAGATCGACAGGGTGCCGTCGAGGTTGTCGGCGAGCTCGAGCAGTCGTGACTGCTGGGGCCAGTCGATGTGGGAGGCGGTGGTGATCTCCCACAGCCCACCGCCCCCGGACCGGTGGCGCGCAGCGATGCGGTTGCGGTGGGTGTGGCCGTTGACCCAGGCGACGACCCGGCCGTGCGCCAGCAGCAGGTCAAGGACCTCCTCGCCGAGCACCCGCCGCTCCGCCTCCGGGTCGGCGCCGGGAGTCACGAAGGCGTTGTCCATCCGATCGGAGGGGTGGTGGCTGAAGGCGACGACCAGCCGGTCGGCGCAGCGCGCGAGCACCTCGCGCAGCCAGGCGAGCTGCGTCAGGTCGAGGGAGCCGTCCTCGAAGCCGTGCGGGTTGACGGTGTCCAGCACGACCAGGACCACCGGCCCCTGGTCCAGGACGTAGTAGGCGGTGTCCTGGCGCCGGTTGTCCTCGGTGAAGCCGTGGCCCACCGGGGTCCCGGTCGTGTGGAAGTGCTCCTCGACGATGTCGCCGCGCGCCAGCACCCGGCGGTCGGGGTCCGGCGTGACCGTGCGCGCACCGGCGGAGCGGGTGAGCGCCGTGATGAAGCCGGTGTAGTCCCCGGTCATCGCGGCCAGCGTGTCCTCCTCGCTCACGCCGGGCGGCGGGGAGACCAGCTTGCGCGAGCCGACCGCGACCGCGCCGACCGGCGCCGTGCGCGGGAAGTTGCCCTGCACCAGACCGTCGTGGTTGCCCAGGGCGGCGTACCACGGGATCGTCAGTCCCTCGGCCTGGAACGGGCGGCGCGCGGCGTCCAGCAGCCCCGGCACCCGGGGGAAGCCGTACCTGGCATGGGCAACATCGTCGGTGGGATGGCCGGTGGTGGAGCCGTCCGGATGCCAGTAGTGCGGGTCATGGTGGTCCGGGTCGCCGTCGGCGACGCCCTCGTAGCGGGTGAGGTCACCGGAGTCGAGGCGGACCGGCCCACCGTCGAGGAGGTCGATGTTCCAGCGGACCTCGTTGTGCTGGGAGCTGTCGGAGTTGTCGCCGGTCTGGATCGCGAGCGACAGCGGCAGCCCGGTGACCGGGCCGCGGGCGACCCGGTTGACCGCGCGCACCATGGCGTCGGCCACGTGACCGGAGAGCATCTCCTGTGGACGGTGGGCCGAGGCGAAGACCGGGTCGTCGAAGCGGTCGGCCCACTCGACGCGCAGCGGGGACTGGGCGTCCACGACGTGCACGTCGCTCAGCTGCACGAGCGCCAGCAGGGGACGTCGCCGGGCGGCCCGGCCGCGGCCGGCCTCTGCGAGGTCGGTGCGCACGAGATGGGGCTCGCCGTCGCGGCGCACGACGCCGACGTACCCGCCGGGGCCGGGCTCACCACGCCGGAGCACCGAGGCCGCGGTGGCGGCCTCGGTGCTCCGGGGAGGGGTCATGCGTGAAGCGTAGGTGCGTACGTGGCCTCAGAGGTCGGCCGGGCGGAGCACCTTGTTGATGCCGTGCGCGATCTGCTTGTTGCCGGCGTTGATGTTGAGCAGGTCCCCGATGGCGCGGGCGTTGTTGTCGTTGTAGTCGCGGTCCACGATGACGACCTCGCCGTCGCGCAGGTCGACCTTGAAGCCGATGCCGGCCGCGGTCTGGACCCGCGCGCCGGCCTTGGCGGCGGCGATGACCTTCTGGGAGTTCAGGGTCGCGCCGGGGACCACGTGGTAGAGCAGCACCGTCTCGACGGTGTCGATGCCCAGGCCGGCCACGGCCTTGAAGGCGGCCTTCTCGGTGTGCGGCCGCTTGCCGGTCAGGTCGTGGACCATGTTGCGGAAGGCGGCGTCGGTGGGGACGAACGCCGTGGCCCGCTGGCGGCCCTTGGTCAGCAGCGAAACCGCGCTGTCGGGCTTGGCCTTCAGCACCGCGAGCACGGCCGCCTCGGTGACGTCGAAGTCGCCCCAGTTGCGGTCGAACCTGGTCCCGTCCGCGGCCAGCACCTTGGCCAGGCTGCGGTTGCCCTGGGCGGCCGGAGCGGCCTCGGCAGGGACGAGCATCGCGCTGCTGGTGGCCATCGCGGCGACGGTGGCGACGAGACCGGCGGCGACTCGATTGAGCTTCCTCATGGTGTGGCTCCCTATCTGGCTGTCTGGATGTGGGAAGGGGCATCCGCCCCGAGGCGAGTACGGCGTCCACCGCACCCTCACCACGTCCTTCGTCGCCGCGCACCGACCGGATTGGCAGCTTCCCCACCAATTTCCCGCCCCCCGCTGACCCGTCAGAAACTTTCTGACGGGTCAGCGGGGATTCGCGCGAGTTGCTGACGGGTCAGCGCTGGACGAGGGCGATCGCCTCGTCGACGGTGTCGACCAGGTGCACGTGTCCGTCCATGGCGCGGCCGTGGGCCAGGCGCGACAGGAGGGGCCAGGCGGGAACGGTCTGCGTCCAGTGGCGCACCCCCACCAGGACCATGGGCGCGACGGAGGTCTCGTCGGCGTAGTAGTTCTCGCAGGCGTCCTGGAAGACCTCCTGCACGGTGCCGGCCGCACCCGGCAGGAAGACGATGCCGGCATCGCAGATCTCCAGCAGGATCGCCTCGCGGGTGGAGTTGCGGAAGTACTTCGCGATCGCCGTGGCGAACAGGTTCGCCGGCTCGTGCCCGTAGTGCCAGGTCGGGATGCTGAGGCTGTCGGTGGGCTCGCCGAAGGCGTCGCGCACCTCGCGCGCCGTCGCCACCCAGGCATCGACCGACGGGTGGTAGGACGGCACCCGGGCCAGGATCTCCAGGGCCCGCACCAGGTCGTCGGGGGAGCGGTGCGCCAGCCGAGCGCCCAGGTTGGCCGCCTCCATCGCCCCGGGGCCGCCGCCGGTCGCGACCACGTGGCGACCGCCCAGCCCGGCGCCCAGCCGGGCGGCGTCGGCGTACGTCGCCTCGCCCCGCACCAGCGCGTGTCCGCCCATGACGCCCACCAGCGAGCGCCCGTCGGTCCACTCCAGCAGCGCCCGGTCGACCGCGTGGTCGTGCAGCGCCCGCGCCAGCGTGCTGTCGGCGCCGGCGTCCTCCTGCGACCAGGCGTAGGCCCGGGCGTCGGTGCTGGCGGCGTACTCGGCGGCGTCGTACAGCTCGTCGGCGTCGTACAGGCCGGCCCGGTAGACGTCGACGGGGACGTCGCCGATCGCGGGGAGCACCAGCGCGCCGGCGGCCTCCACCCGACCCGCGTCACCCGGCGCGAACGTGCAGCCGAGGAACGTCGCGCCCGAGAGCCGGCAGCCAAGGAGCGCCTGGCCGTGCCCGGTGAGGTCGAGCCCGTGCAACCGCCAGCCCGAGAGCCGCCGCGCGCCCCGGTCCAGGCGCCGGTCGAGGTCCTCGAGCGAGTCGATGCGGACGCCGCGGCCCCTGGTGCGCTTCACGCGGCGAACCTACCCGGCGGCTCGACCCTCAGAACGCGTGCGCCATGAGCTCGCCGAACAGCTCCTGCTCGTCGACGGCCAGCCCCCGGGAGCGGAACCAGCCGCACACGTTCGTGCAGTCGCGCAGGAGGAAGTCCATTCCGGCGGGGTTGGCGACGAGGTCGACCACCTGCGGCAGGTCGATGACGACCAGCCGCTCACCCGCCGCCAGGATGTTGTACGGCGAGAGGTCGCCGTGCACCACGCCCTGCTGCACCAGGAGCACGAGTGTGTCGCGGAGCTGGTCGTAGTAGGACGCGAGCAGCTCCGGGTCGGGCCGGGTCTGGGCCAGCCGGGGCGCGGTCTCACCGTCGACGGTGACCCACTCCATGAGGATCTCCGTGCCGTCGATCTGCACCGGGTAGGGGACCGGCGCGCCCAGGCGGTGCAGGCGGACCAGCGCCTGCCACTCCGCCCACGCCCACTGCCCGGCGGCGACGGAGCGCCCGAAGGCGCTCTTGCGGGAGAGCGCGCGGGCGTCGCGGGTGTTGCGCATCCGGCGGCCCTCGGTGTAGGCCGTCGAGCGGTGGAACGAGCGGTGCTCCTCGCCCCGGTAGCGCTTGGCGGCCATGACCACCGCGTGCTCCGGCTCGTGCGGGTCGGCGCGCTCCAGCAGGAACACGTCGGCCTCCTTGCCGGTCTTGAGGACGCCGAGGTCGGTGTCGATGGCGCCCTGCGAGGTCACCAGCCAGTCGGGCCGGGGCTCCGGCCCGCGGCACAGCGGCTCGACCGAGAGCCAGGTGGACCAGCGCTGGTGGGGATCCGCGAGGTCGTCGTACGCGGCGAAGTCGAAGACGAACGACGGGTCGAGCCCGTCGGTGGTTCCGGGGTCGTGCTGCTCAGGGGTGAAGCCGTCCTGGGTGGACATCGGTGGTGCTCCGATACGTCGAGAGGGGGTGGTCTGCGGACAGGCCGAGGACAGTCATGGGCATGTCAGCTCCTCTCGACGGGCGCCGGCCGACGCCGGCGGTGCGCGACCAGCCTGACGCGCGGCGGTGCGGGCGGGCAACCGGTTAAACGACGGATCCACTAGGTTGAGCCGGTGCCGCACCCCCCGGGCCTCCGGCGGCGACCGCCCTCGGCCCTGGTCGCCGCGCTGCCCCTTCTGCTCCTGCTGCTGGTGGTCGTCCCGGTGTCGGCGGACGAGCCCGCGCCGGTGCTGGGCGCCCCGGGCATCGGCGACCCCTACTTCCCGCTCGACGGCAACGGCGGCATCGACGTGCAGTCCTACGAGGTGCACGACCGCTATGCGTTCCGCACCGAGCGGCTCTCGGGCTGGACCGTCGTCCGGCTCACCGCCACCCAGGCGCTGCGCCGCTTCAACCTGGATCTGCTGCTCACCGCGAGATCCGTCACCGTCGACGGGGTGCCGGCCGCCTTCGCCCAGCGCGACGGCCACGAGCTCGAGATCACCCCGACCGTGCCGCTCGCCGCGGGACAGGCGGTGGAGGTGCTGGTGCGCTACGCCGGCTCGCCCGCCGAGCTCACGTGGCGCGGCGAGTCGAACTGGCTGGCCAGCGACCGCGAGGTGCTCGCCGTCCACCAGCCACACATGGCCGCGTGGTGGTTCCCCGCGAACGACCACCCGAGCGACAAGGCGCTGGTCGACGTCTCCATCACGGCACCCACGCGCAAGGTCGTCATCTCCAACGGCGAGCGGGTGGGGCGGGTCGTACGCGGTGGGCTCGCGACCACCCGCTGGCGCTCGGCCCAGCCGATGGCGCCGTACCTCGCCTTCTTCGCCATCGGGCCGTTCCGCGTCGAGCGCGGCACGCTCGCCGGCCGCCCGTGGCTGGTCGCGGTGTCCAAGGCCATGCCACGCCAGCACCTGCGCCGCTCGCTGCGGCTCATGCGGCGCTCGGCCGGCGTGACCCGGTGGCTGGAGCGGCAGCTGGGCCCCTACCCGTTCGGCTCGACCGGTGGCGTGACCACCAGCCTCAACCCCGGCTTCGCTCTCGAGACCCAGGGTCGCCCGGTCTACCCGATCCTCGCCCAGGGCGGACACTCGCTGCTGGTCCACGAGCTCGCGCACCAGTGGTTTGGCAACTCCGTGGCGCTGGAGCGGTGGGGCGACATCTGGCTCAACGAGGGGGCCGCGACCTTCCTGGAGGTGCGCTGGGCCGAGTCCCGCGGGGGAATGGACGGGCAGCGGTGGCTGGAGCAGGCCTACGCCCGCTACCCACGCGGCGCGCCGTTCTGGCGGGTACGCCTCGGCGACCCGGGCCCGCACCGGCTCTTCCACGAGGCGGTCTACCTGCGCGGCGCCATGACCTTCCAGGCG includes the following:
- a CDS encoding ATP-binding cassette domain-containing protein, with product MLELKGITAGYGRSMVLNDVTIEVPAGGAVAIMGHNGAGKTTLLRVAVGLLPVRSGSVLLDGEDVTGTRPSARVRRGLGYVPQGQQSFPQMTTLENLQLVTTARSEIAGVLDTFPALSSLLSRRAGLLSGGQRQQLAIARTLLTKPRLLILDEPTEGIQPNVVQEIEGVIAALTARGDLSVLLVEQHVGFALRSTDQYYVLESGRVTSTGDGGEGALDAVRSAMAV
- the urtC gene encoding urea ABC transporter permease subunit UrtC, coding for MSARLRPFLPLLGIAVLAVFLLVLAPALLSDFRLNNLGKYCCYALAAVGIGIAWGRGGMLVLGQGLFFGIGAYAMGMHLKLEAAGPDAVPDFMMNFGSGTLPAWWEPFRSGAFTVAAIVVLPALVAALLGLAVFKRRIKGAYFAILSQALTVAFAALLVSQIKYTGGQTGLNSLYSFFGYNLYDPINKRLIYTITAVLLIAMLLVTFQLYRSRFGELLLATRDAEERVRFLGHDPANIKVVAFVVAAVMASIGGAMFVPLAGLINPREVSALASIMLIAGVALGGRASLLGPAIGALAVGFGRTYMSESFPEQWTYFLGALFIVVILFVPAGLASLFPRWWAALSNRRKEVAA
- a CDS encoding urease subunit alpha codes for the protein MVEISRAAYAALYGPTTGDQVRLGDTDLWVEVERDLVVGGEEAVFGGGKSIRESMAQSTATSAQGALDTVITNALVLDHWGVVRADVGIRAGRIVALGRSGNPDIADGVHPDLVIGPGTDVVSGEGRILTAGAIDSHVHLLSRSQLVEALATGITTVGGGGTGPSEGSKATTVTPGAWHLATVHRALDTVPLNVLLLGKGNTVSAESLKEQALAGAAGYKVHEDWGSTPAAIDAALRAADEFGLQVALHSDSLNEAGYVDSTIRAIAGRGIHAFHAEGAGGGHAPDILTVAGLPHVIPGSTNPTLPHTVNTVAEHLDMLMVCHHLNPQVPEDLAFAESRIRATTIAAEDLLHDIGALSITSSDAQAMGRIGEVVCRTWQVAHVMKHRYGDHADLGAGPADNARAKRYVAKYTINPAIAHGIDHEVGSVEPGKMADLVLWDPRFFGIRPDVVMKSGALVWGALGDPNASIPTPQPVLMRPTLVDDGSPHAVTFVAPAALEDGLADRLGLRRRLVAVRPTREVTKASMVNNSALPRIDIDPETFAIDVDGERVVPSPAQELPLAQLYSMF
- the urtD gene encoding urea ABC transporter ATP-binding protein UrtD, whose protein sequence is MSTATLRPDALGVDYLEIRGLTVDFDGFKAVDGVDLTLLQGQVHFLIGPNGAGKTTLVDAVTGLVRGTGLARYRNKDLLAMRSHRIVRAGIGRTFQTATVFDELSVLQNLDIAGGVHRSAWGMVRARRGVPSYVADALDTIGLGDLRDRPAGVLAHGQKQWLEIGMLLVQDAKVMLLDEPVAGMSAEEREQTGELLHRIGTERTIVVIEHDMDFVRTFADIVTVMHAGKVLAEGTVAEIQANPRVQEVYLGRTAEGGEHA
- a CDS encoding urease subunit gamma, coding for MHLTPADTEKLLLSVAGMVARDRLSRGVLLNYPESVALLACWVIEEARAGAGVAELMERGRDVLTRDRVMPGVPEMVVDVQVEATFPDGRKLVTLHHPIA
- the urtA gene encoding urea ABC transporter substrate-binding protein, with the protein product MLISHPRWLAGTLVAITTALAVSACGGSKTGDAGEDGGGIDSCVDTSGDTVKLGFLNSLSGAMSISETTVSKSLTMAAEEINADGGILGKQIEIVQEDGASEPTVFAEKATKLIQQDCVAAVFGGWTSSSRVAMRPAFESLNSILFYPVQYEGLESDRNIFYTGATTNQQIIPALDFLREEKKIESIFLAGSDYVFPRTANKIIKQYAAEYGIEVVGEEYQPLDQGAWGTAVDKIVATKPDVVFNTINGDSNVAFLQAYDEKGLDASNAPIVSVSIAEEEAAAIPVDLTGQMTSWNYYQTVDSPENKTFVEAFKAKYGEKSVTSDPMEAAYTSLYLYKAMVEKAETFDVDDVIEAADGVSFAAPEGTVTIDGENHHIAKTALIGEVQADKLIKTIWSSGEPVEPDPYLEGYDWWDPSKE
- the urtB gene encoding urea ABC transporter permease subunit UrtB — its product is MDVVISQLFTGASTGAALLLIALGLSLTFGQMGVINMAHGEFLMAGAYTAYLTQQVVPNADISLLLAIPAAFVVAGLLGVLLEASVIQWMYHRPLDTLLVTFGVSLVLQQLAKDIFGAQAVAVEAPSWLHGQIPILGYRYPLSQLFILVLAVACLVGVAALLRYTRLGRQIRATVQSRDLAETVGVSTRRIDRLTFFLGSGLAGIAGVAVTRITATESTMGSEYIIWAFLVVVAGGIGQIKGAVIAAFAIGITRSFLTYFTDGSMAVVLTFLIVVVFLQLRPQGLFAVRTRSLV
- the ureB gene encoding urease subunit beta, producing MGLVTDGPGATRTGPGTVVLNGDRTPEERRRLVVTNTGDRPVQIGSHVHLAQVNSALDLDRERAAGFRLDIPSGTSRRFEPGASQEVAIVALRGRRLVPGIQIGSSDG